In one window of Canis lupus baileyi chromosome 12, mCanLup2.hap1, whole genome shotgun sequence DNA:
- the FBXO41 gene encoding F-box only protein 41, translating into MASLDLPYRCPRCGEHKRFRSLSSLRAHLEYSHTYETLYILSKTNSICDGAAAAAAAAAASGFPLAPEPAALLAVPGARREVFESTSFQGKEQAAGPAPAAPHLLHHHHHHAPLAHFAGDLVPASLPCEELAEPGLVPAAAARYALREIEIPLGELFARKSVASSACSTPPPGPGPGPASASPASPSPADVAYEEGLARLKIRALEKLEVDRRLERLSEEVEQKIAGQVGRLQAELERKAAELETARQESARLGREKEELEERASELSRQVDVSVELLASLKQDLVHKEQELSRKQQEVVQIDQFLKETAAREASAKLRLQQFIEELLERADRAERQLQVISSSCGSTPSASLGRGGGGGGAGPGTRGPGRMREHHAGPAMPSTYAVSRHGSSPSTGASSRVPAASQSSGCYDSDSLELPRPEEGVPEDSGPGGLGTRAQAANSGSERTQAPRSSGLRRQAIQNWQRRPRRHSTEGEEGDVSDVGSRTTESEAEGPSDAPRSGPAMAGPLSSCRLSARPEGGSGRGRRAERGSPSRSNEVISPEILKMRAALFCIFTYLDTRTLLHAAEVCRDWRFVARHPAVWTRVLLENARVCSKFLAMLAQWCTQAHSLTLQNLKPRQRGKKESKEEYARSTRGCLEAGLESLLKAAGGNLLILRISHCPNILTDRSLWLASCYCRALQAVTYRSATDPVGHEVIWALGAGCREIVSLQVAPLHPCQQPTRFSNRCLQMIGRCWPHLRALGVGGAGCGVQGLASLARNCMRLQVLELDHVSEITQEVAAEVCREGLKGLEMLVLTATPVTPKALLHFNSICRNLKSIVVQIGIGDYFKEPSSPEAQKLFEDMVTKLQALRRRPGFSKILHIKVDGGC; encoded by the exons aTGGCCTCGCTAGACCTACCGTACCGCTGCCCCCGCTGCGGGGAGCACAAGCGCTTCCGGAGCCTGTCGTCGCTGCGCGCGCACCTGGAGTACAGCCACACGTACGAGAcgctctacatcctctccaagaCCAACAGCATCTGCGAtggcgccgcggccgccgccgccgccgccgccgcctcgggcTTCCCGCTGGCGCCCGAGCCCGCCGCCCTGCTGGCCGTGCCCGGCGCGCGGCGGGAGGTCTTCGAGAGCACGTCCTTCCAGGGCAAGGAGCAGGCGGCCGGGCCGGCGCCCGCAGCGCCGCACCTGCtgcaccaccatcaccaccacgcACCCCTCGCCCACTTCGCCGGCGACCTGGTACCGGCCAGCCTGCCCTGCGAAGAGCTGGCCGAGCCGGGCCTcgtgcccgccgccgccgcgcgctaCGCGCTGCGCGAGATCGAGATCCCGCTGGGGGAGCTGTTTGCCCgcaagtcagtggcctcctcGGCCTGCTCGACGCCGCCCCCCGGGCCGGGCCCCGGGCCCGCCTCCGCCTCGCCTGCGTCCCCCTCGCCCGCCGATGTGGCCTACGAGGAGGGCCTGGCGCGCCTCAAGATCCGCGCGCTGGAGAAGCTGGAGGTGGACCGGCGGCTGGAGCGGCTGAGCGAGGAGGTGGAGCAGAAGATCGCGGGCCAGGTGGGGCGGCTGCAGGCCGAGCTGGAGCGCAAGGCGGCCGAGCTGGAGACGGCCCGGCAGGAGAGCGCGCGGCTGGGGCGCGAGAAAGAGGAGCTGGAGGAGCGGGCGTCCGAGCTCTCGCGCCAGGTGGACGTGAGTGTGGAGCTGCTGGCCTCGCTCAAGCAGGACCTGGTGCACAAGGAACAGGAGCTGAGCCGCAAGCAGCA GGAGGTGGTGCAGATCGACCAGTTCCTGAAGGAGACGGCGGCTCGGGAGGCGAGTGCCAAGCTGCGGCTGCAGCAGTTCATCGAGGAGCTGCTGGAGCGGGCGGACCGCGCCGAGCGGCAGCTGCAGGTCATCAGCAGCAGCTGTGGCAGCACCCCAAGCGCCAGCCTGGGCCGTGGAGGCGGGGGAGGTGGCGCCGGGCCTGGTACCCGGGGTCCAGGCAGAATG CGAGAACACCACGCAGGCCCGGCCATGCCTAGCACATACGCCGTGTCGAGGCATGGCTCCTCTCCCAGCACAGG ggcctccaGCCGTGTCCCTGCTGCATCCCAGAGTTCAGGCTGCTATGACAGTGACAGTCTGGAGCTACCCCGGCCAGAAGAGGGGGTCCCCGAGGACAGTGGCCCTGGGGGCTTGGGCACACGGGCCCAGGCAGCCAACAGTGGCTCAGAGCGCACCCAGGCCCCTCGCAGCTCAGGCCTGCGGCGCCAGGCCATCCAGAACTGGCAGCGCAGACCCCGCCGACACAGCACGGAGGGGGAAGAGGGTGATGTCTCAGACGTGGGCTCCCGAACCACGGAGTCAGAGGCTGAGGGCCCCTCAGATGCCCCTCGCTCTGGGCCTGCTATGGCTGGGCCACTGAGCAGCTGCCGGCTCTCAG CTCGCCCTGAGGGAGGCAGTGGGCGGGGTCGGCGAGCCGAGAGGGGCAGCCCCTCACGTTCCAACGAGGTCATCAGCCCGGAGATCCTCAAGATGCGAGCCGCCCTGTTCTGCATCTTCACCTACCTGGACACACGCACGCTGCTGCATGCTGCTGAGGTCTGCCGAGACTGGCGTTTTGTGGCTCGCCACCCTGCAGTGTGGACACGGGTGCTGCTTGAGAATGCCCGCGTCTGTTCCAAG TTCCTGGCAATGCTGGCTCAGTGGTGCACGCAGGCTCACTCCCTGACACTGCAGAACCTGAAGCCTCGGCAGCGGGGCAAGAAGGAGAGCAAAGAAGAGTATGCGCGGAGCACCCG gggctgcctggaagCAGGGCTGGAGTCCCTGTTGAAGGCTGCTGGGGGGAATCTGCTGATCCTGCGCATCTCCCACTGTCCCAACATCCTCACTGACCGCTCGCTCTGGTTGGCCAGCTGCTACTGCCGTGCCCTGCAGGCTGTCACCTACAG GAGTGCCACCGACCCGGTGGGCCATGAGGTCATTTGGGCCCTGGGCGCAGGCTGCAGAGAGATTGTCTCCCTCCAGGTGGCGCCACTTCACCCTTG CCAGCAGCCCACGCGCTTCAGTAACCGCTGCCTGCAGATGATTGGTCGCTGTTGGCCACACCTTCGggccctgggggttgggggcgCTGGCTGTGGGGTACAGGGCCTGGCATCACTTG cAAGAAACTGCATGCGGCTGCAGGTCCTGGAGCTGGACCACGTGTCAGAGATCACCCAAGAGGTGGCAGCTGAAGTCTGCCGGGAAGGCCTGAAGGGCCTGGAGATGTTGGTGCTCACAGCCACCCCTGTCACCCCCAAGGCCCTGCTGCATTTCAACA GCATTTGCCGGAACCTCAAGTCCATTGTGGTCCAGATTGGGATTGgtgattatttcaaagaaccCAGCAGTCCCGAGGCCCAGAAGCTGTTTGAGGACATGGTGACAAAACTCCAG GCCCTACGACGGAGGCCCGGCTTCTCTAAGATCCTGCATATCAAGGTGGACGGCGGCTGCTAa